ACCTGACTACGGAGAGAACTGAAATTCTTGCAAGGATAAAAGGTATTTGGGGAGCAGGATTTGATATTAAAAAAGAATATTTACCCCCTCCCAAAGAAAAATGGCCAGAACTTCCTAAAGAAATAAATATTGGTCAAAGCTTTGAATCACGAAAGGTCATGGCAGAATCAGACAAAGCTTCTGCGGAATATAATCTAGCAGTTAGAGAGTCTTGGCCTGAGGTGAGCGCAGGACCAACTGTTGAAAGATCTACAGAAGGGCCCGTTCAGTATACTTCTTCTGGTTTCAACCTTTCCATCAGCGTTCCGATATTATCTTGGAATGGTGGCGGAAGAAATTTAGCAGAAACAAAAGCAAAACAATCACGTCTTCTATCCGAATATGCACATCGCAAAGCCCAGATCGAAAGAGAAATTGTTATTCACAAGTATAGATCTGCTGTTGAATCCTTAAAAAAATCTTCTGCCAGAGAAGATGTTAGAAAAAAGCACACACGTATAGATAGTTTATTCCGACAAGGACTTGCTTCGGGCGGCTTGATCATCGAAGCACATAGACAAATTACCGAATATACAGAATCTCAACATGAGCACGAAGTTTCTGCTATTGAAGCCTACCTAGATATCAAAGCATTGACTGGTGATGAAAACATAGAGGAATTACTCCAATGAAAAATACACTATTAATTGTTTTTTGTCTTATGACTGCTGTGGGCTATGCATCGACTTCAGTTTCTGAAGAAAAACACAATGAGCACGAAGAAAAATCACATGACGAGCATGCAGATCATGGTGAAGAGGAACATGCTAACGAAGATCAACATGAGGATGAGCATGCAGGTCATGACGACCATGATGATCATGGTGAAGAGAAAGAATCGTCTTCTAGCGTTGGCCCTGAGAAGGGCATCACAGCGAAGGGGGAAAATGGATTTAAACTTTCAACGGAAGCTATCAAGACCATGGAGATTCAATTGAAATCAGTAGGAAGTTCAAGCCTTCTCTCTATTGATAAAAATACTTTGGTCCTCGTAAAAGATGAAAAATCAGTTTTTAGAATGAGAGAAGGTTGGATCAAACGCGTTCCAGTTAAAATTTTAAATAAATCCAATGGCATTTACTCGATAACAAGTGAGGCCATTCAAACTGGAGATCAAATTGTAGTTCATGGTACAGGTTATTTGAGAATTGCCGAAGTGTTCGCAGCTGAGGGGGCCTCTCATGGCCACTCTCATTAAAGGAGATGAGTATTTATGATTAATAAAATTATTCATTTCTCAGTATATAATCGTGGTGTAGTTGCATTTTTGACAGCGCTTCTAGTTGCAGGAGGAATCTACAGCTTCCAACATCTTCCGATTGATGCAGTCCCTGATATCACAAACAATCAAGTGCAAATCAATACTGTAATTGAAGGACTTGCACCAGAAGAAATCGAAAGAACAATGACCTTCCCTATCGAGTCTTCGATGAGAGGTATTGCCGGAGTTCAGCAGGTCCGGTCCATTACAAGGTTCGGACTCTCGCAAGTGACCGTGGTTTTTAAAGACAATGTTAATATTTATCTTGCGAGACAATTGGTATCAGAGAGACTTCAAGGTGTAAGAGAAAATTTACCCGAAGGCGCTGACGCATCCATGGGACCAATTTCTTCAGGACTTGGAGAAATTTATCAATACACTTTGGATTTTAAAGAAGCAAAAAGTGGTCCCGCTCGCTTAGAACAGCTGATGGAACTGAGGGCCTTGCAAGATTGGTACATTAAACCAAGGCTGATTACGGTTGAAGGTGTGGCCGAGATCAATACTTCTGGCGGTTACGAAAAACAATATCACGTACAACCCGATTCTCAGAAAATGGCTACCTACAGAGTTCACTTTGGAGAAATTCTAGAAGCCTTAAAAAGATTAAATAAGAATGTCGGCGGCGGCTACATTGAACAAACTTCAGAACAGTTTCTCGTGCAAGGCATCGGTTTACTGAAAAACCCTGAAGACATTAAAAGGGTTCCCGTAAAAACTCTAGACAACTTTAGAGTCCTTACTATTGGAGACATTGCTACTGTTGGATTAGGAAAAGAATTAAGAACTGGCTCTGCAACTCATAACGGCAAAGAAGTTGTTCTTGGAACTGTCATGATGCTTTTGGGTGAAAACAGTAGAACCGTTTCTATTCGGGTGAACGATAAAATTGAAGAAATTAAAAAAACTTTGCCCGAAGGCATAGAGTTGAAAACTGTTTACGACAGATCTCAACTTGTTAATGCAACGTTAGCCACGGTTGAACATAACCTTCTGATGGGCGCAAGTTTAGTGGTGGTAGTTCTTTTATTCTTATTGGGTAATGTTCGAGCGGCAATCATTACAGCCTTAACAATTCCTTTCGCACTTTTATTTACGTTCTTAATTATGAAACCACTTGGCATATCCGGAAATCTAATGAGCTTAGGCGCATTAGATTTTGGGATCATCGTTGATGGGACCGTGATCGTACTCGATAACTGCGTGCGCTTTATCCATAACAAAACAAAACAATTGGGTAGAAAGTTAACTCCCGCAGAACTCCAAGATGCAATTTATCAAGCCGCAGTCGAGATCAGGCTTGCTGCTGGTTTTGGTGAGTTGATTATTGTTATGGTGTTCTTGCCCGTGTTCGCACTGACAGGCATCGAAGGCAAAATGTTTATCCCGATGGCTGCGACTTTTGGAATTGCGGTCATTGGTGCTCTAGTATTGTCGTTCACGGTAGCTCCTGCATTGGCAAGCTTTTTCCTTTCTGGCGATACGGAAGATAAAGAGCCAAAACTCATGGTACTTGCACAGAAGTATTACATGCCAATTCTGGATAAGGCTCTTAATTTTAAAAAGCAAACTGTTATGATCGGAATAGGGTCTATTGCTATTGGCTTAATTATTTTTATGACAAAAGGTTCAGAATTTTTGCCACAGTTGAGCGAAGGCTCTTTTGCCTTCCATATGATCAGACCTGTAAATACCAGCCTAACTCAATCCATTGCATTCCAAGAAAAAGCAGATCTTTTGGTTAAAGAATTTCCAGAAGTAAATGATGTGTTTTCAAGAATGGGGACCAGTGAGGTGGCAACAGATCCCATGGGAGTCAACGTATCTGATACTTACATTATGCTAAAGGACCGATCGGACTGGCCACGGGATGGCTTATTCAAAAAATCCTATGAAGAATTGGTTCAGGCCATAATTCAAAAGCTCGAAAAAAATCTTCCAGGACAAACTTACCTAGCTTCCCAACCTATTCAAATGCGTTTCAATGAATTGCTCGAAGGTACAAGAGCAGACGTTGCCGTAAAAATTTATGGAGAGGATCTTCAAAAATTAATGGAGATTGCGAACGAGGTTAAAGAAGTTACCAAAACCGTTCCCGGGGCCGGCGATGTTGAAACTGACATGCCTGGAACATCTCCTGTATTTAGAATTGAGCCAAAGAATGCAGCTCTAGACAGCTATGGAGCAAA
The nucleotide sequence above comes from Bdellovibrionota bacterium. Encoded proteins:
- a CDS encoding TolC family protein gives rise to the protein MILAVLLLLNSTFAANCTSIKTYKEFYKCTLEKHPEFEVAKLKIQEAEAVIDKASQWQNPNLDVKSISGKLAGENIGSTELSLSIPLSQIWTRGAQMDAGRADKKIADIEAQLSLLSVKKQLIKDIFRLRQVNDEIELNSEALGAYDKIKNQFKARLARGPEQEITFNLVELATSDYELKKNHLTTERTEILARIKGIWGAGFDIKKEYLPPPKEKWPELPKEINIGQSFESRKVMAESDKASAEYNLAVRESWPEVSAGPTVERSTEGPVQYTSSGFNLSISVPILSWNGGGRNLAETKAKQSRLLSEYAHRKAQIEREIVIHKYRSAVESLKKSSAREDVRKKHTRIDSLFRQGLASGGLIIEAHRQITEYTESQHEHEVSAIEAYLDIKALTGDENIEELLQ
- a CDS encoding CusA/CzcA family heavy metal efflux RND transporter, with the translated sequence MINKIIHFSVYNRGVVAFLTALLVAGGIYSFQHLPIDAVPDITNNQVQINTVIEGLAPEEIERTMTFPIESSMRGIAGVQQVRSITRFGLSQVTVVFKDNVNIYLARQLVSERLQGVRENLPEGADASMGPISSGLGEIYQYTLDFKEAKSGPARLEQLMELRALQDWYIKPRLITVEGVAEINTSGGYEKQYHVQPDSQKMATYRVHFGEILEALKRLNKNVGGGYIEQTSEQFLVQGIGLLKNPEDIKRVPVKTLDNFRVLTIGDIATVGLGKELRTGSATHNGKEVVLGTVMMLLGENSRTVSIRVNDKIEEIKKTLPEGIELKTVYDRSQLVNATLATVEHNLLMGASLVVVVLLFLLGNVRAAIITALTIPFALLFTFLIMKPLGISGNLMSLGALDFGIIVDGTVIVLDNCVRFIHNKTKQLGRKLTPAELQDAIYQAAVEIRLAAGFGELIIVMVFLPVFALTGIEGKMFIPMAATFGIAVIGALVLSFTVAPALASFFLSGDTEDKEPKLMVLAQKYYMPILDKALNFKKQTVMIGIGSIAIGLIIFMTKGSEFLPQLSEGSFAFHMIRPVNTSLTQSIAFQEKADLLVKEFPEVNDVFSRMGTSEVATDPMGVNVSDTYIMLKDRSDWPRDGLFKKSYEELVQAIIQKLEKNLPGQTYLASQPIQMRFNELLEGTRADVAVKIYGEDLQKLMEIANEVKEVTKTVPGAGDVETDMPGTSPVFRIEPKNAALDSYGANLGDILETISVALGGEESGHIYEGDRKFPIVVRMSEDDRQDLDTIKNLPVGLAGNATVPISQLASLEFKETFGSVNRENSSRRSAVMINLRGRDTESFVEEARALVAEKVKMPQGYYLEWGGNFKNLQQAKSRLLILTPIAFALVLMMIYAAFGSLPQTLLIFSCVPFALVGGVLNLLIMNLPFSISAGIGFIALSGIAVLNGVVLVNYFNQLRMTEGLSGEILVKKATSIRLRPVLMTALVAIFGFLPMMLSSGIGSEVQRPLATVVIGGIISSTLLTLVVLPVLYLIFEKHMEKFSQKISH